DNA from Sinorhizobium arboris LMG 14919:
CCAGCTGCCCGGATCCTGCGGCGAGGATACCGTCAGCTTGCCGGCCGCAAGCGCCGGCGCCGGCGAAAAGGCCGCGCCGGCGAGAGCGATTGCCATGAAGGTCGCCGTTATTCCCCTTTTGATCGTTCCCATTATCTGTTCCTCTTCAGATGTTGCGATGGTTCGCAGGTTTCAGGCGCTCTTCGCGACGAAGTGCCCCGGATTGATTTCCTCGTGAGCAAGAATGGCCGGCTCGTCGCCGACGCGGCGGACAGGATTGGGGATTTCGCCCTCGATCAATGCCGTATTGCGCTCGGCGGTCGGGTCGGCGACCGGCACGGCGGACAGGAGACGGCGCGTATACGCATGCGTCGGAGTTTCGAAGACCTGACGGCGCGAGCCCATCTCCATGATCTGCCCGAGATAGAGCACGGCGACGCGGTGGCTCATTTTCTCCACGACAGCCATGTCGTGGCTGATGAACAGATAGGCGAGGCCCCGTTCCGCCTGCAGATCCATGAACAGGTTGATGATCTGCGCCTGGATCGACACGTCGAGGGCCGACAGCGCCTCGTCGGCGATTATCAGCTTCGGATCCGAAGCCAGCGCACGGGCGATGCAGACGCGCTGACGCTGGCCGCCGGAAAATTCGTGCGGATAGCGCTCGGCGACCGCGGAACTCAGGCCCACGCGCTCCAGCAATTCGTCGACGCGGCGGCGCACGGCCTTCCGCTCCAGGATAAGGCCATGCGTGCTGATCGGCTCGGCGATCGAGAAGCCGACCGTCTTGCGCGGATCGAGCGAGGCGAAGGGGTCCTGGAAGATATACTGCACTTCCTGCCGCATGCGGAAACGCTCCGCCGCGGACATGGACGAATAGCCTTTGCCGTTGAAGAAGATCTCGCCCGACAGCGAGCTCTGCAGTTGCTGGATCGTACGGCCGATGGTCGATTTTCCGGAGCCGGATTCGCCGACCAGTGCCAGGGTTTCTCCCGGGTGAATGTCGAAGCTTACCTTCTGCACGGCGCTCAGGCGGTGCGTCGCCCTGCCGAACAGGTTCTTGCGGATGTCGAAGCGGACGAACAGGTCCCTGACCGAGAGCAGCGGCTTCTCGTCGTATTTCGCAGTGTTCTGGACGCGCTCTTCGCCGACGATCGTCGGCTCGCCGTCCTGCAGCACGGTCAGCGGCATGCGCTTCGGAAATTCTTCCCCGGACATGCTGCCGAGGCGCGGGACTGCGGCAAGCAGCGCGCGGGTATAGGGATGCTGCGGATTGGCGAAAATCTCTCCGACCGGGCCTTCTTCGACCTTCCTGCCCTTCCACATCACCACGACGCGGTCGGCCATCTCGGCGACGACGCCCATGTCGTGGGTGATGAACACCATTCCCA
Protein-coding regions in this window:
- a CDS encoding ABC transporter ATP-binding protein, whose translation is MTSSMDTRPMENCRPLLSVEDLSVEFGESRVVDDLSFKVEAGETVAVVGESGSGKSVTSLSAMRLADMMGARFAGGRILFGGRDLLKASQKEMRSIRGKEIAMIFQEPMTSLNPVFTIGDQICEVLVLHEKMGKSAAMAEARRLLDMVRLPDGAALLGRYPHQLSGGMRQRVMIAMALACRPKLLIADEPTTALDVTIQAQILNIMRDLQKTLGMGMVFITHDMGVVAEMADRVVVMWKGRKVEEGPVGEIFANPQHPYTRALLAAVPRLGSMSGEEFPKRMPLTVLQDGEPTIVGEERVQNTAKYDEKPLLSVRDLFVRFDIRKNLFGRATHRLSAVQKVSFDIHPGETLALVGESGSGKSTIGRTIQQLQSSLSGEIFFNGKGYSSMSAAERFRMRQEVQYIFQDPFASLDPRKTVGFSIAEPISTHGLILERKAVRRRVDELLERVGLSSAVAERYPHEFSGGQRQRVCIARALASDPKLIIADEALSALDVSIQAQIINLFMDLQAERGLAYLFISHDMAVVEKMSHRVAVLYLGQIMEMGSRRQVFETPTHAYTRRLLSAVPVADPTAERNTALIEGEIPNPVRRVGDEPAILAHEEINPGHFVAKSA